GGCATCTGTCCCTGGCCGACTCGGTGGTCATGGACCCCCACAAGTGGTTCTACGCGCCGCTGGACGCCGGCGCCATCCTGGTGAAGGATGAGGCGCGTCTCACCCGCTCGTTCGGAATGCAGCCCGCCTACCTGACCGACCCGATGGACCCCAAGAACGCGCGCTACAACTACTACGTCCACGGCTTCGAGCAATCGCGCCGCTTCCGCAGCCTGAAGGTCTGGATGGGATTCAAGAGATACGGGACGCGGCAGATCGGCCGCTGGGTCGAAGCCAACGTCGAGCAGGCCCGGCACCTTTTCGACCTGGCCGTCGCGCATGCCGATTTCGAGGCGGCGGTCGAGCCGGTGATGTCGGCGGTGTGCGTGCGCTTCCGCCCGCGCGGCGTCTCCGACGAGCGCCTTGGGCGCCTGCACGCCGAGGTGGCGCGGCGCATCGAGCAGGGGGGACGATTCTGGTTCGCGACCACGGAGCTCAAGGGGAAGACCTGGTTCCGCATCAACCCGGTCAACTTCCGGACCCGCCTCGAGCACATGGACGAGCTGTTCGAGCTCCTGAAGCGCGAGTGCGCGGCGGTTTTGGGCGAGGCCTGAGACCGGCCGGGACCTTCGCTTCCCAGACTACTTCTCCGCCGCGGGCGCCTCCTCGGTCCAGTGCATCAGAATTTCCTTGTCCTGCGCGCTGAGACGCGCCTGCGGATGCAGCGGCAGGTAGTACCACAGCGGCATGGTCCCCATCTGGACCTCGTCGCCAATCTCTTCGATGTGATGGGCCCGCGCCCGCGCATCGTATCGATCCCAGGTCGAAAGATTCAGATGCCGCCGCCCCTCGTTGACGTCATGCTCCACCAGCCAGGAGCTGGGGGCGACGTAGGCGTACCAGGGACGGCGCGCCTGGTGCGAATGGCAGTCGTAGCAGGAGCGGCGCAGGATCGCGCGTACCTCCTCCGGCGCTTCGACCTCGGCGCTGACCGGCGGATTGTCGTGGTGGACCGGAACCGCCTGGATCGCGATGAGGATTCCGCCGGCAGCGAGCAGGCCCCGCTTCAGCCACTTGCGCACGCCCGATCTCATTCCTGACGCCATTCGGGGAACCGTCCTGGAGTCCAGGGGGCCCCTGCCTTTTCCGCCGCTTCCTCGAGCTTGCGCAGGTCGCCGGTCACCAGGGCGCGCAGCCGCGAGAGCGTCTCTGTAAATTCACTCGAGGCAATTTCGTACTCACGGCGGTGCGTGGCGGTGACTTCGGCCGTCGACGACCAGGCTCCCGAGATCATCCGTTGCACGCGATCGGAAATGGATGGCGGAGTCGGCTCGTTGCGCCGCCCCTTGACCGGGTCGCCGCTCAGCGATATCTCCAGATCCCGCAGCTTCGATTCGATCGACCGGGCCTCATCCGACAGCTTCGGATCGGCACCCGGCGTGTCGAGCAGCGCCGCCTTCAGGTGATTCAGCCGTGCATGCGCCTCCCCCGCCGCCGAGATCGCCCCGGTGACCGCCCGCTGCAAGCTCGCGGTCTTGCGCTGGAACGCCAGGAGCGCCTCGCGATCTTTCGCGGGCAGCGTGGCACCGCCCAGCGCCGAAGCCTCGAAGCGCTGCGGCTCCGACAGGGGCGTGATCTTCCCGTCCACCCGCTTCGCCAGCGAGACCGTATAGAAGCCGGGGGCCGCCAGCGGGCCGCGCGGCTCGTCACGGAACGGATCGGGATCGGTGGGCGGCGAGAGGTCGGTGGGGCTGGCCGGCGGGAAGCTCAGGTCCCAGGCCACGCGGTGGAACCCGGCGGTAACCGGACCGGTGAGGGTCCGCACGACATGGCCCTCCTCATCGCGAATGGTGAGGAGAATCGCCGGGTCTTCCTCGCGATCCTCGGCCTTGAGGTCCTCCCAGGAGGGATAGAAGACGTCCTCTCCCTTCTTGGCCCGCTCCTTCTCGGTGTCCCGGCGGGTCTTCTTGCGTGTCTTGATCTCCTCTTTCAGGTAGTAGGTGAGCACGGCCCCGAAAGGAGGATTGGCGGCGCTGTAGAACCCTTCACCGAAGAAGGATTTTTCCGGCAGCCCGAAGGGGCGCGTCGGGACATACATCAGCGCGCGCCGAACGGTGAACAGCCCGGCATCTTTCTCCAGCGATTCCGGCAGCGCGGCACGCAGCGGCGAGATGTCGTCCAGAACGTAGAATCCCCGGCCGAAGGTGGCGGCCACCAGGTCGTTTTCGCGCTCCTGGATCGCCAGATCGCGCACGGCGATCACCGGCATGTCTCCCTTGAGCTGGATCCAGCGGGTCCCACCGTCGGGGGTGAAGAAGACGCCGAACTCGGTCCCCGCGAAGAGCAGGTCCTTCTTGACGGGATCTTCCACCAGGGCGTAGACCGTGCCGCGCGCCGGAAGGTCCCCGGCGATCGACTTCCAGCTCTTGCCTTTGTCGCCGCTGCGCAGCAGGTAGGGCTTGAAATCCCCCATCTGATGGTTGTCGAAGGCGGCATAGACGGTGTCGGCTTCATGGCGCGAGGCGAGCAGGCGCGACACGTAGGTCATGTCGGGAACGCCGGGGAACTTCTCGATTTTTCTCCAGGATCCCCCTCCGTTCTCGGTGACCTGGACGGCGCCGTCGTCGGTGCCCGCGTAGATCAGCCCTTCGCGCTCGGGTGATTCCGACAGCGAAACGACGCTGCCGAAGAAGGAGGTCGAGGCGTTCTTGGCCACCGCGTCGACGCTCCAGACGCGTCCCATCACTTTCAGCTTGTTGCGATCGATGCCGCGGCTGAGATCGCCGCTCACCACCCGCCAGCTATCGCCGCGGTCATCGCTGCGGTACAGGCGCTGCGAGGCGAAATAAAGGCGCTTGGGATCGTGCGGGCTCAGGATCAGGGGCGAGTCCCAGTTCCAGCGCAGCGGCTCCTCGCCCGGCGCCGGCTGCGGCTGGATGTCCAGCTGCTCGCCGCTTTTCCGATCGAAGCGCACCAGCCCGCCGTACTGCGACTCGGAGTAGACCAGGTTCGGATCGGAAGGATCCACCTGGCTCCAGAAGCCGTCGCCCCCCACGGTGACGAACCAGTCGGAGTTCACGATGCCGTGTGCTGTGAGACTGCGGGAGGGCCCCCCGAGGGTCTGGTTGTCCTGCGTCCCCCCGTAGATCAGGTAAAACGGCAGGGAGTTGTCCAGCGTGACGCGATAGAACTGCGTGACCGGGAGGTTGGACTTGAACTCCCAGGTGGCGCCGCGGTCGAAGCTCACGTAAAGCCCCCCGTCGCACCCGGCAATCAGATGATCGGTGTCGTCGGGATCGATCCACAGGGAATGGTTGTCGACGTGCTTGTACTTCTCACCCACCTTGTGGAACGACTTCCCGCCATCCTCCGTCACCTGCATGTAGGTGTCCATCGCGTAGAGGCGATCGGGGTTTTTCGGATCGGCGACGATTTCCATGTAGTACTGCGGGCTGGTCGGTACGTAGTCCCCCATCTTCTTCCACGAGCCGCCGTTGTCGGGAGAGCGGTACAGCCCCCCGTCCTTGCCCGCTGCCTCGATCAGGGCGTAGACGATATCGGGATTGGCCGGGGAGATCGCCAGCCCGATGCGCCCCATCTCCTCCTTCGGAAGGCCGCTCTCCAGCTTCTTCCAGGTGTTGCCTCCGTCGACCGACTTGTAGAGCGCCGACCCCGGCCCGCCGTCGATGAGGGTCCAGACGTGGCGGCGCCGCTGATAGGCGGCGGCAAACAGCACGTCGGGATTGCGGGGATCCATGACCAGATCGGTGACGCCGGTGCGCTCGTCGATCTTCAGGACCTGCTTCCATGTCTTGCCGGCATCGGAGGTCTTGTAGACGCCGCGATCGCCGCCGTCCGACCAGAGGGGGCCCTGGGCCGCCACGTAGACCTGGCGGGAATCGCGCGGATCGATCACGATGCGCGCGATGTGCTCCGAGGCTTTCAGCCCCACGTTCTCGAAGCTGCGTCCGCCATCGGTCGACCTGTAGACGCCGTCGCCGTAGCCCACGCTTCGTTGGCTGTTGTTCTCTCCCGAGCCGACCCAGACGACGAGCGGGTCCCGCGGATCCAGCGTGACGCAGCCGATCGAATAGGAGCCCTGGCTGTCGAAGATCGGACTCCAGGTGGTGCCGGCGTTCTCCGTTTTCCA
Above is a genomic segment from Candidatus Polarisedimenticolia bacterium containing:
- a CDS encoding heme-binding domain-containing protein; protein product: MRKWLKRGLLAAGGILIAIQAVPVHHDNPPVSAEVEAPEEVRAILRRSCYDCHSHQARRPWYAYVAPSSWLVEHDVNEGRRHLNLSTWDRYDARARAHHIEEIGDEVQMGTMPLWYYLPLHPQARLSAQDKEILMHWTEEAPAAEK
- a CDS encoding glycosyl hydrolase, whose translation is MPTLSAVPKTATAPKKKGAKNESAKKKPESLFKADTFSGLAWRGVGPAVTSGRVGDVAVHPRERNIWYVAVASGGVWKTENAGTTWSPIFDSQGSYSIGCVTLDPRDPLVVWVGSGENNSQRSVGYGDGVYRSTDGGRSFENVGLKASEHIARIVIDPRDSRQVYVAAQGPLWSDGGDRGVYKTSDAGKTWKQVLKIDERTGVTDLVMDPRNPDVLFAAAYQRRRHVWTLIDGGPGSALYKSVDGGNTWKKLESGLPKEEMGRIGLAISPANPDIVYALIEAAGKDGGLYRSPDNGGSWKKMGDYVPTSPQYYMEIVADPKNPDRLYAMDTYMQVTEDGGKSFHKVGEKYKHVDNHSLWIDPDDTDHLIAGCDGGLYVSFDRGATWEFKSNLPVTQFYRVTLDNSLPFYLIYGGTQDNQTLGGPSRSLTAHGIVNSDWFVTVGGDGFWSQVDPSDPNLVYSESQYGGLVRFDRKSGEQLDIQPQPAPGEEPLRWNWDSPLILSPHDPKRLYFASQRLYRSDDRGDSWRVVSGDLSRGIDRNKLKVMGRVWSVDAVAKNASTSFFGSVVSLSESPEREGLIYAGTDDGAVQVTENGGGSWRKIEKFPGVPDMTYVSRLLASRHEADTVYAAFDNHQMGDFKPYLLRSGDKGKSWKSIAGDLPARGTVYALVEDPVKKDLLFAGTEFGVFFTPDGGTRWIQLKGDMPVIAVRDLAIQERENDLVAATFGRGFYVLDDISPLRAALPESLEKDAGLFTVRRALMYVPTRPFGLPEKSFFGEGFYSAANPPFGAVLTYYLKEEIKTRKKTRRDTEKERAKKGEDVFYPSWEDLKAEDREEDPAILLTIRDEEGHVVRTLTGPVTAGFHRVAWDLSFPPASPTDLSPPTDPDPFRDEPRGPLAAPGFYTVSLAKRVDGKITPLSEPQRFEASALGGATLPAKDREALLAFQRKTASLQRAVTGAISAAGEAHARLNHLKAALLDTPGADPKLSDEARSIESKLRDLEISLSGDPVKGRRNEPTPPSISDRVQRMISGAWSSTAEVTATHRREYEIASSEFTETLSRLRALVTGDLRKLEEAAEKAGAPWTPGRFPEWRQE